In Bosea vestrisii, the following are encoded in one genomic region:
- a CDS encoding Ku protein, with product MPARTYWKGYLKLSLVTCPVAMSPATTEGEKVRFHTLNRETGNRVVSRYIDAESGKPVDPDDQAKGYEAEAGRLVVIEDEELEAVKLDTVRTIDIDAFVPRDTIPWIYLDSPHYLVPDDEVGEEAFSVIRDAMTATKMVGISRVVLYRRERAVMLEPRDKGIVLWTLRYGDEVRDEKAYFTEIDKDKPEPGLLDLAQKFIKAKTKDWSPEMVKDPVQEHLLKLIASKKRRKGVRISASKDAKERPGNVVNLFDALKKSLQADKSLR from the coding sequence ATGCCCGCCAGAACCTATTGGAAGGGCTACCTCAAGCTCTCGCTGGTGACCTGCCCGGTCGCGATGAGCCCGGCGACCACCGAGGGCGAGAAAGTCCGCTTCCACACACTGAACCGGGAAACCGGAAACCGTGTCGTCAGCCGCTATATCGACGCCGAGAGCGGCAAGCCGGTTGATCCGGATGACCAGGCGAAAGGCTACGAGGCGGAAGCCGGCCGGCTCGTCGTGATCGAGGACGAGGAGCTCGAGGCGGTCAAGCTCGACACCGTCCGCACGATCGACATCGACGCTTTCGTCCCGCGCGATACCATCCCCTGGATCTATCTCGACAGCCCGCATTACCTGGTGCCGGACGATGAGGTCGGGGAGGAGGCGTTCTCCGTCATCCGCGATGCGATGACGGCGACGAAGATGGTGGGGATCTCGCGCGTCGTGCTTTATCGACGCGAGCGCGCGGTCATGCTGGAGCCCCGCGACAAGGGCATCGTGTTGTGGACGCTGCGCTATGGCGACGAGGTTCGCGACGAGAAGGCCTATTTCACCGAGATCGACAAGGACAAGCCGGAGCCCGGGCTGCTCGACCTGGCGCAGAAGTTCATCAAGGCGAAGACGAAGGATTGGTCGCCGGAGATGGTGAAGGATCCGGTGCAGGAACACCTGCTCAAGCTCATCGCTTCGAAGAAACGTCGCAAGGGCGTGCGAATCTCGGCGAGCAAGGACGCCAAGGAGCGGCCCGGCAATGTCGTGAATCTGTTCGACGCGCTGAAAAAGAGCCTGCAGGCGGACAAGTCGCTGCGCTGA
- a CDS encoding ATP-dependent helicase — protein sequence MNAHVYLDSLNAAQRRAVSFGDGALPAPPLLIIAGAGSGKTNTLAHRVAHLLVGGADPRRILLMTFSRRAASEMMRRVERIARKVMGDGAGVAVDALNWAGTFHGVGARLLRDLAEQIGLDPSFTIHDREDAADLMNLVRHELGFSKTEARFPTKGTCLAIYSRCVNAEQPIENVLKLSYPWCIAWAAELKQLFAAYVEAKQQQNVLDYDDLLLYWAQAMMDPDLAADVGARFDHVMVDEYQDTNRLQSSVLLALKPDGRGLTVVGDDAQSIYSFRAATVRNILDFPLAFSPPAEIITLDQNYRSTQAILSAANAVIDLASERFTKNLWTDRAAGTAPELVNVRDEADQARFIAEKVLENREAGATLKQQAVLFRASHHSGPLEIELTRRNIPFIKFGGLKFLDAAHVKDLLALLRFVENPRDRVSAFRVMQLLPGVGPTSAQRVIEHLAQAPDTAGALRAAPAPARAGSDWLQFIETIEELRSGRSGWPSEIERARLWYAPHLERIHEDATMRQADLVQLEQIAGGYPSRERFLTELTLDPPDATSDQAGVPHLDEDYLILSTIHSAKGQEWKSVFVMNVVDGCIPIDLGAGAKDEIEEERRLLYVAMTRARDDLHLMVPQRFFTHGQSSTGDRHVYAARTRFIPTNLLQHFGRRAWPLAAPSDQRAPSSGPRVDVRAKMRGMWR from the coding sequence ATGAACGCGCACGTCTATCTCGACAGCCTCAACGCGGCGCAGCGCCGCGCCGTATCCTTCGGCGACGGCGCCCTGCCCGCGCCGCCGCTGCTGATCATCGCAGGTGCCGGATCGGGCAAGACCAACACATTGGCGCACCGCGTCGCTCATCTCCTGGTCGGCGGTGCAGATCCGCGGCGGATCCTGCTGATGACTTTCTCGCGCCGCGCTGCCTCGGAGATGATGCGCCGCGTCGAGCGCATCGCCCGGAAGGTGATGGGCGATGGCGCCGGCGTCGCGGTGGATGCACTGAATTGGGCCGGCACCTTCCACGGCGTCGGCGCGCGGTTGCTGCGGGACCTCGCCGAGCAGATCGGCCTCGACCCCTCCTTCACGATCCATGATCGCGAGGATGCCGCCGATCTGATGAACCTCGTCCGGCATGAGCTCGGCTTCTCGAAGACCGAAGCCCGTTTTCCGACCAAGGGCACCTGCCTTGCGATCTATTCGCGCTGCGTGAACGCCGAGCAGCCGATCGAGAATGTGCTGAAGCTGTCCTATCCCTGGTGCATCGCCTGGGCGGCCGAGCTGAAGCAGCTCTTCGCAGCCTATGTTGAGGCCAAGCAGCAGCAGAACGTGCTCGATTACGATGATTTGCTGCTCTACTGGGCGCAGGCGATGATGGATCCCGATCTGGCAGCCGACGTCGGAGCGCGCTTCGATCACGTCATGGTCGACGAGTATCAGGACACCAACCGGCTGCAATCCTCTGTGCTGCTCGCCCTCAAGCCGGATGGCCGGGGACTGACCGTCGTCGGCGACGATGCGCAATCGATCTATTCCTTCCGCGCTGCGACCGTCCGCAACATTCTCGACTTTCCACTCGCCTTCTCGCCGCCGGCCGAAATCATCACGCTGGACCAGAACTATCGCTCGACCCAGGCGATCCTTTCCGCCGCCAATGCGGTGATCGACCTCGCCAGCGAGCGCTTCACCAAGAACCTCTGGACCGATCGCGCGGCGGGAACGGCGCCGGAACTGGTCAACGTCCGGGACGAGGCCGACCAGGCCCGCTTCATTGCGGAGAAAGTGCTGGAGAACCGCGAGGCCGGCGCGACGCTGAAACAGCAAGCGGTGCTCTTCCGCGCCTCGCATCACAGCGGGCCGCTCGAGATCGAACTGACCCGCCGAAATATCCCCTTCATCAAGTTCGGCGGGCTGAAATTCCTCGACGCCGCGCATGTCAAGGATCTGCTGGCGCTGCTGCGCTTCGTCGAGAACCCGCGCGACCGGGTCTCCGCGTTCCGGGTCATGCAGCTCCTGCCCGGCGTCGGCCCGACCTCGGCGCAACGCGTCATCGAGCATCTGGCGCAGGCGCCGGATACAGCCGGTGCCCTCCGGGCCGCGCCTGCGCCCGCCAGGGCGGGTTCGGACTGGCTTCAATTCATCGAGACGATCGAGGAATTGCGGTCCGGCCGCTCCGGCTGGCCCTCGGAGATCGAGCGGGCACGGCTCTGGTACGCGCCGCATCTGGAGCGCATCCACGAGGACGCGACGATGCGGCAGGCCGATCTCGTCCAGCTCGAGCAGATCGCCGGCGGCTATCCCTCACGCGAGCGCTTCCTGACCGAGCTGACGCTCGATCCGCCGGACGCCACCAGCGACCAGGCCGGCGTGCCGCATCTCGACGAGGACTATCTGATCCTGTCGACGATCCATTCCGCCAAGGGCCAGGAGTGGAAATCGGTCTTCGTCATGAACGTCGTCGACGGTTGCATCCCGATCGATCTCGGCGCTGGTGCGAAGGACGAGATCGAGGAAGAGCGACGGCTGCTCTATGTCGCCATGACCAGGGCCAGGGACGACCTGCACCTGATGGTGCCGCAGCGCTTCTTCACCCATGGCCAGTCATCGACCGGCGACCGTCATGTCTACGCCGCCCGCACCCGCTTCATCCCGACCAACCTGCTGCAGCATTTCGGGCGTCGCGCATGGCCGCTGGCAGCCCCTTCGGATCAGCGAGCCCCTTCCAGCGGACCCAGGGTCGATGTGCGGGCGAAGATGCGCGGGATGTGGCGATAG